The DNA sequence CAAGGGCAAGCTCTGTCTTGGCGCAGGTCTAGGTGGGGTGATGTTTGCCATCGCCCTTGTCGCGTTCCTCAGTCCTCCGCCAGAGAAGGAACAGCTCTTCGACAGGGGCGAAGCGCGCGTGAATCCGCTCGCACGCGATCTGGCGCGATGTCGCGACATGCCCGGGCCTGACGCGACATGCACGCAGATCTGGAACGCGCACCGCTCGCATTTCCTCGGGCAGGGTGGAAGCGGGCGATGACCGACACGGGTGTCATAGACAATTTTCTGGACGTCTTCCTGCGCTATATCGACAGCGGCTTCGGTCTGGTCGGGGGAGAAGTTGGTTTCCTCTCCAGCACACTCGTAGCGATCGACGTGACGCTCGCTGCGCTGTTCTGGAGTTGGGGTCCGGGGGAAGACATTCTCCAGCGACTGGTGCGAAAATGCCTTTATGTCGGCGTCTTCGCCTTCATCATCGGCAATTTCTCCACGCTGGCCGACATCCTCTTCCGTTCCTTCGCTGGCCTCGGCCTTAAGGCGGGGGGTGGCGGGGTCGGCCTCGACACCTTCATGCGGCCTGGGTCGCTGGCTGGGGTCGGGATCGACGCCGGATCGCCGTTGCTCGAGGAGGCGGGCGAACTGATGGGCGTCACTGCCTTTTTTGCCAACTTCGTGCAAATCGCCGTCCTCCTGCTCGCCTGGGCGATCATCGTCATCGCTTTCTTCATTCTGGCCGTGCAGGTCTTCGTCACTCTGATCGAATTCAAGCTCGTCACACTCGCCGGTTTCCTGTTGCTGCCCTTTGCCCTCTTCGGCCGCACCGCATTCATGGCTGAACGGGTGCTGGGGCATATTGTGTCGAGCGGCATCAAGGTCCTGGTGCTTGGCGTAATCACCGCGATCGGCAGCAGCCTGTTCGAACAGTTCCTTTCCGCCGGCGGGACAGGCGAGACCACCGCGGAGAAATGCCTCGCCATCGCTCTGGCGGCCCTTGCCTTGATGGGCCTCGGGATGTTCGGGCCCGGCATCGCCACCGGGATCGTCACCGGCGGCCCGCAACTAGGCGCAGGGAGCGCCGCGGGCACGGCTGTTGCCGCTGGAGGAATGGCGATGGCTGCGACAGCGACAGCGGGTATCGCCGCTGGCGCGGTCGCGGCGGGGACACGATCAGGCGCTCTACTCGTCAGTCGTGGAGCGGGCGGCACCAGCGCTGCCTTCCAGAGCGGCGCGCAGGGCAAGACCGGGTTAGCACGCGTAGGCGGTGGCGCAGCGGGGGTCGGCCGCGCGGCGGCTGAAGCCTCGATGTCGCCGCTGCGCCGGGCGGCGGACGCGATCGGCGCTGCCTACCGGTCGGGCCAGGATCCTGCTGCCGGACCTGCAAGTCCGTCGCGGGACGCACCGCCTGGTTGGGCGCGCGCCATGCGGCGGCGGCAGAATGCCGGGCATGGCGTGACAGCGGTCGCCCGCGCCGCCCATGCCGGTGATGGTGCAGGCGGCGGCGCAACGGTCGATCTTCAGGAAAGGGAATGATCCATGTTCAAACGATCATCAGTTCGCTATGGGCGCACACCCGAGCCTGTGACGCCCTATCAAAGAGCAGCGCAGGTCTGGGACGATCGCATCGGATCGGCGCGCGTTCAGGCGCACAGCTGGCGGCTCGCCTGCTTTGCCGCATTGTCGTTGGCAGGGGGAGTTTCGGCGGCCCTTGTCTGGCAGAGCGCACGCGGAACCGTGACGCCCTGGATCGTCGAAGTGGATAAGCTTGGCGAGGCCCGGGCGGTTGCACCGGCGGAGCGGGACTATCACCCTACTGATCCGCAAATAGCCTTTCACCTCGGCCGGTTCATCGAGAATGTCCGCGGCCTTCCCGCCGATGCCGTGGTTCTGCGTCAGAACTGGCTTCGAGCCTACGACTTCACCTCCGAAAAAGGAGCGCAGATGCTGAATGGCTATGCACGCGCCATTGACCCGTTCGCGCAGGTCGGGAAGGTGCAGGTCGCCGTGGACATTTCCAGCGTGATCCGGGCGAGCGATGACAGTTTTCGCGTGGCTTGGACGGAACGGCGATACCGGGACGGGGCTCTGGAGGAGAGCAGCCGCTGGTCGGCGATATTGTCCGTCAGTGTGAGACAGCCCCGGACGGCGGAAACCTTGCGGCGCAATCCGCTAGGTCTGCTTGTCACGGCGATCAACTGGTCAAAGGAGCTTG is a window from the Sphingobium sp. Cam5-1 genome containing:
- the trbK-alt gene encoding putative entry exclusion protein TrbK-alt, translated to MFAIALVAFLSPPPEKEQLFDRGEARVNPLARDLARCRDMPGPDATCTQIWNAHRSHFLGQGGSGR
- the trbL gene encoding P-type conjugative transfer protein TrbL codes for the protein MTDTGVIDNFLDVFLRYIDSGFGLVGGEVGFLSSTLVAIDVTLAALFWSWGPGEDILQRLVRKCLYVGVFAFIIGNFSTLADILFRSFAGLGLKAGGGGVGLDTFMRPGSLAGVGIDAGSPLLEEAGELMGVTAFFANFVQIAVLLLAWAIIVIAFFILAVQVFVTLIEFKLVTLAGFLLLPFALFGRTAFMAERVLGHIVSSGIKVLVLGVITAIGSSLFEQFLSAGGTGETTAEKCLAIALAALALMGLGMFGPGIATGIVTGGPQLGAGSAAGTAVAAGGMAMAATATAGIAAGAVAAGTRSGALLVSRGAGGTSAAFQSGAQGKTGLARVGGGAAGVGRAAAEASMSPLRRAADAIGAAYRSGQDPAAGPASPSRDAPPGWARAMRRRQNAGHGVTAVARAAHAGDGAGGGATVDLQERE
- the trbF gene encoding conjugal transfer protein TrbF; the encoded protein is MFKRSSVRYGRTPEPVTPYQRAAQVWDDRIGSARVQAHSWRLACFAALSLAGGVSAALVWQSARGTVTPWIVEVDKLGEARAVAPAERDYHPTDPQIAFHLGRFIENVRGLPADAVVLRQNWLRAYDFTSEKGAQMLNGYARAIDPFAQVGKVQVAVDISSVIRASDDSFRVAWTERRYRDGALEESSRWSAILSVSVRQPRTAETLRRNPLGLLVTAINWSKELAQ